A DNA window from Luteolibacter luteus contains the following coding sequences:
- a CDS encoding methyltransferase domain-containing protein, whose protein sequence is MTADLPRKLAKPFPGIWDRSYVSSKVKTDPLYGAVYEELRGSDLPLLDLGCGLGLLAFYLRERGLNFQIRGLDYDPRKIESAKRVNALLSHQDISFATHDAREGLPEHTGNVSILDILQFFTPPEQETLLGLAASRLAPGGKLVIRSGLRDESWRFKVTVAGDLLAKASFWMKAAPTHYPTSSDFERILSRYGKVRIVPLWGGTPFNNHLIVLEGGC, encoded by the coding sequence GTGACTGCCGACCTCCCGAGAAAATTGGCCAAGCCCTTCCCCGGCATCTGGGATCGGTCCTATGTGTCGTCAAAGGTGAAGACCGACCCGCTCTACGGGGCGGTGTACGAAGAGTTGCGCGGCTCCGATCTTCCACTCTTGGATCTTGGCTGCGGCTTGGGCTTGCTGGCCTTCTATCTCCGCGAGCGAGGCCTGAACTTCCAGATCCGCGGCTTGGACTACGATCCCCGAAAGATCGAGTCCGCCAAACGCGTGAATGCCCTGCTCTCCCATCAGGATATCTCCTTCGCGACCCACGATGCCCGGGAGGGACTGCCGGAGCACACGGGCAATGTCAGCATCCTCGATATCCTGCAATTTTTCACACCTCCTGAGCAGGAAACCTTGCTCGGGCTAGCGGCCTCGCGCCTCGCGCCAGGTGGCAAGCTCGTGATCCGCTCCGGTCTCCGCGATGAATCATGGCGCTTCAAGGTCACCGTCGCCGGCGATCTCCTGGCCAAGGCAAGCTTCTGGATGAAGGCTGCTCCAACCCACTATCCGACTTCGTCGGACTTCGAGCGTATTCTTTCGCGCTATGGCAAGGTGCGGATCGTCCCGCTCTGGGGCGGCACGCCGTTCAACAATCACTTGATCGTGCTCGAAGGCGGCTGCTGA
- a CDS encoding glycosyltransferase family 2 protein, translating into MPESRPVVLIPSYNTGPILPTTVEAALAMGVPVRVVIDGSTDGSADLLSPLLSHPRLQVIRLERNAGKGSAVLHGTREALKEGFTHVLCMDADGQHPADLIPRYFSCSAMYPEAAVFGRPVFDASAPALRVNGRKVSNFWANLETLGWGIDDSLFGMRLYPAKELVEVFESTFFARRFDFDPEVAVRLAWRGVPILNLPTPVRYLSREEGGVSQFRYLRDNALLTWMHTRLFLGFVLRLPWLALRGENPLLSLSPPAS; encoded by the coding sequence ATGCCGGAGTCCCGACCTGTCGTTCTCATCCCCAGCTACAATACCGGCCCGATCCTCCCGACCACGGTGGAGGCGGCCTTGGCGATGGGTGTGCCGGTCAGGGTGGTGATCGATGGCTCGACCGATGGCTCCGCGGACCTGCTCTCGCCTCTCCTTTCCCATCCCCGGCTGCAGGTCATCCGGCTGGAAAGAAATGCAGGAAAGGGCTCCGCGGTTCTCCACGGGACGCGGGAAGCGCTCAAGGAAGGCTTCACCCATGTGCTCTGCATGGATGCGGACGGCCAGCATCCGGCGGACCTGATTCCCCGCTACTTCAGTTGCTCAGCAATGTATCCGGAGGCCGCAGTCTTCGGTCGCCCGGTTTTCGATGCTTCCGCTCCTGCCCTGCGCGTCAACGGTCGCAAGGTCTCGAATTTCTGGGCGAATTTGGAAACCTTGGGCTGGGGCATCGACGACTCGCTATTCGGGATGCGCCTCTATCCGGCGAAGGAGTTGGTGGAAGTCTTTGAAAGCACCTTCTTCGCACGCCGCTTCGACTTCGATCCCGAGGTGGCCGTGCGTCTTGCATGGCGCGGGGTGCCGATCCTGAATCTCCCCACCCCGGTCCGTTACTTGAGCCGGGAGGAAGGCGGGGTCTCTCAATTCCGCTACCTCCGCGACAATGCCTTGCTGACATGGATGCACACCCGGCTCTTCCTCGGGTTTGTCCTCCGGCTCCCTTGGCTTGCCTTGCGCGGCGAAAATCCGCTTCTCTCTCTCAGCCCACCCGCATCGTGA
- the queD gene encoding 6-carboxytetrahydropterin synthase QueD has protein sequence MRARLTKDFRFEAAHTLPSLPEGHKCRQMHGHSFKVEISIEGEVDETIGWVYDHKRISEAMKPLVDLMDHGYLNDIEGLESPTIERMAAWFWRKLAPQLPGLAEIVIYETPTARCSFKGEF, from the coding sequence ATGCGTGCCCGCCTGACGAAAGATTTCCGCTTTGAAGCCGCCCACACCCTGCCGAGCTTGCCTGAAGGTCACAAGTGCCGCCAGATGCATGGCCATAGCTTCAAGGTCGAGATTTCGATCGAGGGTGAGGTGGATGAGACGATCGGCTGGGTCTACGACCACAAACGCATCTCAGAGGCCATGAAGCCGCTCGTCGATCTCATGGACCACGGCTATCTGAATGATATCGAGGGCCTCGAAAGTCCCACCATCGAGCGGATGGCCGCTTGGTTCTGGCGGAAGCTTGCTCCACAACTGCCGGGACTCGCGGAAATCGTCATTTATGAGACGCCGACCGCGCGCTGTTCCTTCAAGGGGGAGTTCTGA
- a CDS encoding InlB B-repeat-containing protein, translating into MKAALLSLLACCTFASLQAASVSLVNPSFEQPGTGRVAIGFDATADVPGWVNTGGVYLNSGVELSLQPTAAGGYVNASGYVAFLRGTDGGAYQATTQQMEAGQVYRLVWKAGSISSMSGTANQQVRLFRTTDGGTTRIPLATSNDLLSTTNQVFETYVLEYTATAADAGARIGIEIDNLATTSGTIGFDDFQLELNPSGPAPATGVPTLAWDSGAADDGTTTFTSVTPVEREYHFRIQPQASLNGGWRTVVRVAEGNANVYLRQAGWANTSTFNFKSDRATGDDGFVLRPDQFSAGQTWYLTVRAMANTSFTLFSGDVFVQDLGPLAFTDANANGQYDIGETILPSGSGAVTMKGEGIRFFKTTVITGTPAWSLWLNGDMRDIAVKKASVPYHALPAHYGRKQAGQMLVSPPFLGVGTDTYFISVTGAPGDAINLDSRIQQIEDMPFQNTISNVPVSGPPYRVYRTNVPVDQIAWDVSVTANEGDPNICVRRANVASEYDNDGYSEASGGVADSVTLVPDFLTNGTWFVTVYGVGAYNFTLKSGDPVVTPIQFVDHKVNDQTTRAGWRYYALTNIPQQLGPLGWELYLSNQVPGTQIALRRNKVPSRWQYRSGGVNTVLDTAAKYSDYASSTGFLQRPGHQADVWYVGVFTPQQPLGSFELDVRPIQPPTVNFDGSQTSIAGLKAGEWNFVKVNVPATAGILGWDVRVKNVSGAGDPRVVVCRNLLPSSILTSFSPASGTASWPSGGIWAGQVDWTKRNNESGGSPNVSGRRLVTAMGRPLEPGTYYVGVFNNGTVDLSAYVLESRGIGNGQALPVTPLGFSGGTSTISGLAPREARYYKVTIPENTPSWEFTVDPTMGEMMASVRRGHVPDFGAPGPNLEAPIQSLAEEAERSATVQKNGAERYVLLPPPSSDELVADDYYIAVVSEGQDPLAKTETGTGSVSGVVTSRGTLAVTHMGVAGVSGITQQVSLAGGQVKAFQYEVPEGTLSLEIYLENRTGNPWSNVALSELLPMPPPNYTATSLSYSGFSGGALEGVDQGGLMWNISNPPSGLNSITVRAGPLPSDTANFPDATAELRVVAVVPQPLEFNGGSSSVGAQQPGTWRYFKVEVPDTPGVMGWDVRLRNVDGGKPWVQIRKDYVPAGTETSPWTPYSSIAWPSGYQIAASPDWTSRSYEGPTSTTSVDNYRLITGMGRPLQPGTYYVGVYNYSGVDPTSYSIESSGIGEGQVIPIQELPYAGGEASNIVDLNPREAVYYKVTIPENTPSWEFTLDATVGEMMAVIRRGTIPDFGAQISSQATEQVQSGSGTLEVEVQKNGSERFVLLPPLNRSSLIPGDYYIAAISEGFEPVNPQRTGATPSSGIMTARGPLGVTDMGTATSAGVTRAVALAGGQVKLYRVTVPAGTESMEVRLNNRTGNPWISMVPGGLPPRPCLLFAGTSVNGYGTSGGQTAPAVPYVDNDDLMTVANPTPGEYTIAVRAACGATGSQLNFPDATGDLTVIANKPLPLAFNGGTSEVASQAAGAWKYFEVVVPPTPGVMGWDIRVRNVVGTGTPKIFVRRDQLPSGTANAGWTGRPSQAAAWASGAQWVAQTDWTRRIYDFGINTDVSPRRLVMGMGRPLEPGTYIVGVQNTSTTASTAYTIESRGIGAGMVLPITDLAFAGGSATTPNLAPREAAYYKVTIPANTPSWEFTLDPSVGEMMAVVRRGSIPDFGGEYPYTSDGYLQSTQPSGHREAVVQKNGPERFTVLPISGQDFLLEGDYYIAAISEGQNPASAQYTGNAVSTGLMTSRGVLAITDLGTVPTSGSTRAVTLAGGQLKAYQFTVPPDLAGVEIRLDERIGNPWLSVIQGSRLPKPSDNFQSVPTPNEYGFTDGQSGSSYFQDDNSITLVAPEPGVYSLIVRASANPASPTTAALDASASLVIRPKPRIPLNFSSTLNPGGGTNTDTRQITDGERTFYEVPIPATLGGQSVVGWILRTSFQQGAGSIKVYKTWGNSAAGISVTTRTAVIVPPFLTPGDTWFVEVTGAGLTNYTITSEPVTLNQPAYVMPAGHNAVFGDSGANLTGDRGIDLGQDDWHFYAVDVPAGNAGLLRTELQAINGNPNLYIREDGVPTTDHNASGAGGVTLTPRVLNSTGSEYGNWVPLDGRKEVQLRPGRWYLGVKATGTSNARYRLVVSNGQVNELPLAGGSAANQLLVGRDWRYYRVQIPMDAPVDWTPSFLQQVGDVVMFIRDTVPPGNAVNGLETTGIRSWQPDGKNQGPYSPAAGHDAPGSYSFTTSPLRPGASYYIGFRAVTDATFTVSSACSSTTIGTFPSINFYNGSLNVSVPPNSEMLYQIPVPPEATRMKWTSTHLAALQLRMEQGTLPASSGAAQHFRSTSANSTVNVALTPTSWPWLPGHTYFLRLVNTGASSLNLALTMNGKNALTEDEDSDGLPDAWEVLHFGNTTLRNGTADPDGDGVTNAVEFADGTNPMDIGSALYFVNITTSGPGTVSRSADLPKYPRGHALTLTPVPDPGLSFIGWTGSITGSTNPVAFSVTANVTANASFGIPLAVALDTSSLGWALGGHGLWYGQSAVTQDTVDAAQAGAVGHTQESWMETTVYGPGALNFRWKVSSQGSADFLEFHIDGVLQTGRISGEVDWTQKSYTLASGPHTLRWRYIKNTAVVAGADTGWVDTITWSGSNPYANWIASQFTPEQQADLLISGPDADPDGDGLINLLECAFNLQPMNAAQPVLEPGTGISGLPSVTATGSGAERKLRLEFIRRKGIFTYIPEVSGSLNGVDWAVVTGTPVVTPIDSELERVVVEDSTGSGSAKRFGRVRVESP; encoded by the coding sequence GTGAAAGCTGCCCTCCTTTCTCTCCTCGCTTGCTGTACTTTTGCCTCGCTTCAGGCCGCGTCTGTCAGCTTGGTCAATCCTTCGTTCGAACAGCCCGGCACCGGGCGGGTCGCGATCGGATTTGATGCTACTGCCGATGTCCCGGGATGGGTCAATACCGGTGGCGTTTATCTGAACTCGGGCGTCGAACTCTCTCTCCAGCCGACCGCTGCCGGGGGATACGTGAATGCCAGCGGCTATGTGGCCTTCCTGCGCGGCACGGATGGTGGCGCCTATCAGGCCACCACCCAGCAGATGGAGGCAGGGCAGGTCTACCGGCTGGTTTGGAAGGCAGGCTCGATTTCCAGCATGTCGGGAACCGCGAACCAGCAGGTGCGCCTTTTCCGGACTACGGACGGCGGGACGACCCGCATCCCGCTGGCGACTTCGAACGACCTACTTAGCACCACCAATCAGGTTTTTGAGACCTATGTTCTCGAATATACGGCCACTGCGGCCGACGCCGGCGCGCGGATCGGCATCGAGATCGACAACCTTGCGACGACTTCGGGGACGATTGGCTTCGATGATTTCCAACTGGAGCTGAACCCATCGGGTCCGGCTCCGGCGACTGGTGTGCCGACCCTTGCGTGGGACAGTGGTGCGGCTGATGACGGCACCACGACTTTTACATCCGTCACTCCGGTGGAGCGCGAGTATCACTTCCGCATCCAACCCCAGGCTTCTCTCAACGGAGGCTGGCGTACCGTGGTCCGGGTGGCGGAAGGAAATGCGAATGTCTATCTCCGGCAGGCAGGGTGGGCGAATACCTCCACATTCAACTTCAAATCGGATCGTGCGACCGGGGACGACGGTTTCGTCCTGCGGCCGGACCAATTCAGCGCCGGACAGACCTGGTATCTCACGGTCCGCGCGATGGCGAATACCTCCTTCACCCTCTTCTCAGGGGATGTCTTTGTCCAAGACCTCGGGCCACTCGCTTTCACGGATGCCAATGCCAATGGCCAGTATGACATCGGGGAGACCATCCTGCCTTCCGGCAGTGGTGCGGTGACGATGAAAGGGGAGGGGATTCGCTTCTTCAAGACCACCGTGATTACCGGCACCCCGGCCTGGAGCTTGTGGCTGAATGGTGACATGCGGGATATCGCGGTCAAGAAGGCGAGCGTTCCCTACCATGCCTTGCCCGCCCATTATGGCCGGAAGCAAGCCGGCCAGATGCTGGTCTCACCTCCCTTCCTTGGTGTCGGCACGGATACCTATTTCATCAGCGTTACTGGCGCTCCGGGAGATGCCATCAACCTCGACTCGCGCATCCAGCAGATCGAGGACATGCCCTTCCAAAACACGATTTCGAATGTGCCGGTCTCCGGGCCCCCGTACCGGGTTTACCGCACCAACGTGCCGGTAGATCAGATCGCGTGGGATGTGAGTGTCACCGCAAATGAAGGAGATCCGAACATCTGCGTCCGGCGCGCCAACGTGGCCAGCGAGTACGACAACGACGGTTATTCGGAAGCCAGCGGAGGGGTGGCCGACTCGGTGACTCTCGTGCCGGACTTCCTTACCAATGGCACTTGGTTCGTCACGGTCTACGGCGTGGGAGCTTACAACTTCACGTTGAAGAGCGGCGACCCGGTGGTCACGCCGATTCAGTTTGTCGATCACAAGGTCAATGATCAGACGACGCGGGCCGGATGGCGTTACTATGCGCTGACCAATATCCCACAGCAGCTCGGGCCTCTGGGCTGGGAGCTCTATCTTTCGAATCAAGTGCCCGGCACGCAGATCGCGCTGCGCCGGAACAAGGTTCCCAGCCGCTGGCAATATCGCTCCGGCGGCGTGAATACGGTGCTCGATACGGCCGCCAAGTACTCCGACTACGCGAGTAGCACTGGTTTCCTGCAGAGGCCGGGCCATCAGGCGGACGTATGGTATGTGGGCGTCTTCACCCCGCAGCAACCCCTTGGTTCCTTCGAACTCGATGTCCGGCCGATCCAGCCACCGACGGTGAATTTCGACGGCTCGCAGACTTCGATCGCCGGCTTGAAGGCGGGGGAGTGGAATTTCGTGAAGGTGAACGTTCCCGCTACGGCCGGAATTCTGGGTTGGGACGTGCGTGTAAAGAATGTCTCCGGTGCCGGTGATCCGAGGGTGGTGGTCTGCCGCAATCTGCTTCCCTCATCCATCCTCACCTCGTTTTCGCCAGCGTCCGGTACTGCTTCGTGGCCCAGCGGCGGGATTTGGGCGGGCCAAGTGGATTGGACGAAACGGAACAACGAATCCGGAGGCAGTCCGAACGTGAGTGGCCGCCGTCTGGTGACGGCGATGGGTCGTCCTTTGGAGCCGGGAACTTACTACGTGGGGGTCTTCAACAACGGGACGGTGGATCTTTCCGCCTATGTTCTGGAAAGCCGTGGCATCGGCAATGGCCAGGCGCTGCCGGTGACGCCTCTGGGCTTCAGCGGAGGCACATCCACCATCAGCGGTCTGGCACCCCGCGAGGCCCGCTACTACAAGGTAACCATCCCTGAGAATACCCCGAGCTGGGAGTTCACCGTGGACCCGACGATGGGCGAAATGATGGCGAGCGTGCGCAGGGGCCATGTCCCTGACTTCGGAGCTCCGGGCCCGAACCTCGAAGCTCCGATCCAGAGCCTCGCCGAGGAAGCCGAACGATCCGCGACGGTCCAGAAGAACGGTGCCGAGCGCTACGTACTGCTTCCTCCGCCTTCTTCCGACGAGCTTGTTGCGGACGACTACTACATCGCCGTCGTTTCCGAGGGCCAGGATCCCTTGGCCAAAACGGAGACCGGAACCGGCAGTGTTTCCGGGGTGGTTACCAGTCGTGGCACTCTTGCCGTTACACACATGGGAGTGGCTGGCGTCAGTGGCATTACCCAGCAGGTGAGCTTGGCTGGCGGGCAGGTGAAAGCATTCCAGTACGAGGTTCCGGAAGGAACCCTGAGCTTGGAGATCTATCTGGAGAATCGCACGGGCAATCCATGGTCGAATGTTGCCCTTAGCGAGCTTCTGCCCATGCCCCCGCCGAACTATACAGCGACCTCTCTTTCCTACAGTGGCTTCTCCGGCGGTGCTTTGGAGGGGGTCGATCAGGGTGGACTGATGTGGAATATTTCCAACCCTCCATCCGGGCTGAACAGCATCACGGTCCGGGCCGGCCCGCTACCCTCGGATACCGCGAACTTCCCCGATGCCACGGCGGAGTTGCGGGTCGTCGCTGTCGTTCCGCAGCCGCTTGAGTTCAATGGCGGCAGTTCCTCGGTAGGTGCGCAGCAGCCTGGGACATGGCGTTATTTCAAGGTCGAAGTGCCTGATACTCCAGGTGTCATGGGATGGGATGTGCGCCTGAGAAATGTCGATGGTGGGAAGCCATGGGTGCAGATCCGGAAGGACTATGTTCCCGCGGGAACGGAGACATCGCCGTGGACACCCTATTCCAGTATCGCTTGGCCGTCGGGATACCAGATTGCAGCTTCCCCGGATTGGACCAGCCGCTCCTACGAAGGTCCTACCAGCACCACTTCGGTCGACAACTATCGCTTGATTACGGGCATGGGACGCCCGCTGCAACCGGGAACCTATTACGTCGGCGTCTACAACTACAGTGGCGTTGACCCCACCAGTTACTCGATCGAAAGCAGCGGTATCGGGGAAGGCCAAGTCATCCCGATCCAAGAATTGCCTTATGCCGGGGGTGAAGCATCGAACATCGTCGATCTTAATCCACGCGAGGCTGTCTACTACAAGGTGACGATTCCGGAGAACACCCCGAGTTGGGAATTCACCTTGGATGCCACCGTGGGGGAGATGATGGCGGTGATTCGCCGGGGTACGATCCCTGATTTCGGTGCTCAAATTTCCAGCCAAGCCACGGAGCAGGTCCAGTCAGGTAGCGGAACCTTGGAGGTGGAAGTGCAGAAGAATGGTTCGGAGCGCTTTGTCCTGCTTCCGCCTCTCAACCGCTCTTCGCTCATTCCAGGGGATTATTACATCGCGGCCATTTCAGAAGGCTTTGAGCCGGTCAACCCACAGCGAACGGGGGCAACTCCGAGCAGCGGCATCATGACTGCCCGTGGGCCTCTGGGAGTCACGGACATGGGAACGGCGACCAGCGCTGGAGTGACCCGTGCGGTCGCCTTGGCGGGCGGTCAGGTAAAGCTCTACCGCGTGACGGTTCCTGCCGGGACGGAAAGCATGGAAGTGCGCCTCAACAATCGCACGGGAAATCCGTGGATCAGCATGGTGCCGGGAGGGCTTCCTCCGCGGCCCTGCCTGCTCTTCGCAGGAACTTCCGTCAATGGTTACGGCACCAGTGGTGGCCAGACCGCTCCGGCCGTCCCCTACGTCGACAATGATGACCTGATGACGGTGGCCAATCCGACGCCGGGAGAATATACCATCGCCGTTCGTGCCGCCTGCGGAGCCACGGGCTCCCAGCTTAACTTCCCGGATGCGACCGGCGACCTCACCGTCATCGCGAACAAGCCGCTGCCTTTGGCCTTCAACGGAGGAACTTCGGAAGTTGCCTCCCAGGCTGCGGGTGCGTGGAAGTATTTCGAGGTGGTGGTGCCTCCGACCCCGGGAGTGATGGGTTGGGATATCCGGGTAAGGAATGTCGTCGGTACGGGAACCCCGAAGATCTTTGTGCGCCGTGACCAGCTTCCATCCGGAACCGCGAATGCAGGCTGGACTGGAAGGCCCTCCCAAGCGGCTGCATGGGCGTCGGGTGCCCAGTGGGTCGCCCAGACCGACTGGACCCGCCGGATCTATGATTTCGGGATCAATACCGATGTGAGCCCGCGCCGACTGGTGATGGGAATGGGGCGCCCCTTGGAGCCGGGCACCTACATCGTGGGCGTCCAGAATACGAGCACCACGGCGAGCACCGCCTACACCATCGAGAGTCGTGGCATTGGCGCCGGCATGGTGCTTCCGATAACGGATCTCGCTTTCGCCGGCGGATCGGCCACGACTCCGAATCTTGCTCCGCGCGAGGCAGCTTATTACAAGGTCACCATCCCGGCGAACACGCCGAGTTGGGAGTTCACGCTGGATCCAAGTGTGGGTGAAATGATGGCCGTGGTTCGCCGCGGATCGATCCCGGATTTCGGTGGGGAGTATCCTTATACCTCGGATGGATACCTCCAAAGTACCCAGCCGAGCGGCCATCGTGAGGCGGTGGTTCAGAAGAACGGGCCGGAACGTTTTACCGTGCTGCCGATCAGCGGCCAGGACTTCCTGTTGGAAGGGGACTACTATATTGCGGCGATCTCGGAGGGCCAGAACCCTGCTAGCGCCCAGTACACGGGAAACGCGGTCAGCACCGGCTTGATGACGAGCCGCGGGGTTCTCGCGATCACCGATCTGGGAACGGTTCCGACTTCCGGTTCAACACGCGCTGTGACCTTGGCTGGCGGGCAGTTGAAAGCCTACCAATTCACCGTTCCTCCGGATCTGGCAGGGGTTGAAATTCGCCTCGACGAACGGATCGGCAATCCATGGCTCAGCGTGATCCAAGGATCCCGCCTTCCGAAGCCGAGTGACAATTTCCAGAGCGTTCCCACCCCGAACGAATATGGTTTCACCGACGGTCAGTCGGGGTCGAGCTACTTCCAGGATGACAATAGCATCACCCTGGTTGCTCCCGAGCCCGGTGTTTACAGCCTGATCGTACGTGCTTCAGCGAATCCGGCGAGCCCCACGACGGCAGCTCTCGATGCTTCGGCCAGTCTGGTGATACGTCCGAAGCCGCGTATACCGCTGAACTTCTCCTCCACCTTGAATCCAGGTGGTGGCACGAACACCGACACCCGCCAGATTACCGACGGCGAACGGACTTTCTATGAAGTGCCGATCCCCGCGACCTTGGGCGGGCAGTCGGTGGTCGGGTGGATCCTGCGCACCAGTTTTCAGCAGGGAGCCGGATCGATCAAGGTCTACAAGACTTGGGGGAATTCCGCCGCCGGCATCAGCGTGACCACACGTACGGCGGTTATCGTACCTCCTTTCCTCACCCCCGGGGACACGTGGTTCGTGGAAGTGACCGGGGCCGGTCTCACGAATTACACGATTACCAGCGAACCGGTCACCTTGAATCAGCCCGCCTACGTGATGCCGGCGGGGCACAATGCGGTCTTCGGGGATTCCGGTGCGAACCTCACCGGTGACCGCGGGATCGACCTTGGCCAGGATGACTGGCACTTTTACGCGGTCGACGTTCCGGCCGGGAATGCGGGTCTCCTGCGCACGGAACTTCAGGCGATCAATGGTAACCCGAACCTTTACATCCGTGAGGATGGTGTCCCCACCACCGACCACAATGCCAGCGGAGCAGGAGGTGTCACGCTGACACCGCGTGTGCTCAACTCGACCGGTAGCGAGTATGGAAACTGGGTGCCGCTGGACGGAAGAAAGGAAGTCCAGCTGCGGCCCGGACGCTGGTATCTCGGCGTGAAGGCCACCGGTACGTCGAATGCACGCTACCGACTCGTGGTTTCAAATGGCCAGGTCAACGAGCTGCCGCTGGCCGGAGGCTCCGCCGCAAATCAACTTCTGGTTGGCCGCGATTGGCGCTACTACCGCGTGCAAATCCCGATGGATGCGCCAGTGGATTGGACGCCATCGTTCCTCCAGCAGGTGGGCGACGTGGTGATGTTCATCCGCGATACCGTGCCTCCGGGTAATGCCGTCAATGGTTTGGAAACCACTGGCATCCGTTCGTGGCAACCCGACGGGAAGAACCAAGGGCCTTATAGTCCTGCTGCTGGTCACGATGCTCCGGGCAGCTACTCCTTCACCACTTCTCCACTGCGCCCGGGGGCATCATACTACATCGGTTTCCGGGCGGTGACCGATGCTACCTTCACCGTGAGCAGCGCTTGTTCGTCGACCACGATTGGCACCTTCCCCTCGATCAACTTCTACAACGGTAGCCTCAACGTCTCCGTGCCGCCCAACAGCGAGATGCTCTATCAAATCCCTGTGCCGCCGGAAGCGACCCGAATGAAGTGGACGTCGACCCACTTGGCCGCGCTTCAGCTCCGCATGGAGCAGGGAACCCTTCCTGCATCAAGCGGCGCCGCCCAGCACTTCCGCAGTACTTCAGCCAATAGCACGGTCAATGTCGCGCTGACGCCGACCTCATGGCCGTGGCTTCCCGGGCACACCTACTTCCTTCGCTTGGTGAACACGGGAGCGAGCTCCCTGAATCTGGCGCTCACCATGAACGGCAAGAATGCGCTGACAGAGGATGAGGACTCGGATGGCTTGCCGGATGCTTGGGAGGTCTTGCATTTCGGAAACACCACGCTCCGGAACGGCACCGCGGATCCCGATGGCGACGGGGTGACGAATGCCGTGGAATTTGCCGATGGAACCAATCCGATGGACATCGGGTCCGCGCTCTATTTCGTCAATATCACCACCTCCGGCCCGGGCACCGTGAGTCGCAGTGCGGATCTGCCGAAATACCCGCGCGGTCATGCGTTGACGCTCACGCCGGTTCCTGATCCGGGGCTGAGCTTCATTGGCTGGACGGGGAGTATCACCGGCTCCACAAACCCGGTCGCTTTCAGCGTCACTGCAAATGTCACGGCTAACGCAAGCTTTGGTATTCCTTTGGCGGTGGCGCTGGATACGTCGTCGCTTGGTTGGGCGCTGGGTGGCCACGGCCTCTGGTATGGCCAGTCCGCCGTCACGCAGGATACCGTGGATGCGGCCCAGGCAGGAGCGGTCGGCCACACTCAGGAATCGTGGATGGAAACGACGGTCTACGGGCCGGGAGCCCTGAATTTCCGCTGGAAGGTTTCCAGCCAAGGGAGTGCGGACTTCCTTGAATTCCACATCGACGGAGTGCTTCAGACGGGCCGGATCTCCGGCGAGGTGGATTGGACCCAGAAGTCCTACACCCTCGCATCAGGACCTCACACCTTGCGCTGGCGGTACATCAAAAATACCGCCGTCGTCGCCGGTGCGGACACCGGGTGGGTGGATACCATCACCTGGTCGGGCTCGAATCCCTATGCGAATTGGATCGCTTCCCAATTCACTCCGGAGCAGCAGGCGGATCTGCTGATCAGCGGGCCTGACGCGGATCCCGACGGCGATGGCCTGATCAATTTGCTGGAGTGCGCTTTCAACTTGCAGCCGATGAACGCTGCACAGCCGGTTCTAGAGCCGGGCACGGGTATCTCGGGCTTGCCGTCGGTCACGGCCACGGGTTCGGGTGCCGAGCGGAAGCTGCGGTTGGAATTCATCCGGAGAAAAGGTATCTTCACCTACATTCCAGAAGTTTCCGGGTCCCTGAACGGGGTGGACTGGGCGGTCGTCACCGGAACTCCGGTTGTCACGCCCATTGATTCCGAACTGGAACGTGTCGTGGTGGAGGACAGCACCGGGAGCGGCAGTGCCAAGCGATTTGGCCGGGTGAGGGTGGAGTCGCCCTGA